Genomic window (Falco cherrug isolate bFalChe1 chromosome 4, bFalChe1.pri, whole genome shotgun sequence):
CTTGGAAAGGCTCCCCAAGAACGGCTGCACATGGGGATGCGGCTTCACATGGACCTAGAAGGAAACAGCATCTGCAGGAAGCCCCAGAAAAAACACCAGCAACCACGTCCTGACACCAAGGTGATGGCCAAGAGCAGGACCAGCACCCCGAGTAGGATCCCAGGCGTCCCTCAGCCACCCTCTCCCCTGGATTTCAGGCAGTGGGCCCCCTTCCCCTCAGCTTACAAGGAGAGGACAGCGGCACAGAGGCCGTGTGGACAACGCAGCTCTTCATTGCCATCCAGCGGCCCCAAGCCACAGCCCTCCATGCCAgacccccccccatccccactggAGACCCAGCACCCAGCTATCCtgaccccagcacccaccttgTAGGCATCTCCCTGGCAGACCACGGTGACCGCAGCACCCCACAAGCACCAGGAGCAGCCCGGggtcccctcctgcagccagtgAGCAACGTCAGACCCCCaaccccagggctgcagcccccccgccccctcccagctccGGGACAAGGGCATGCTTTGACAGGCTGCAGGTCTTCTGGGGACCATCGCTGCTGggaccagcctggctggaggaaggcagagggtcagtggtgctggggggggggggggggggggggcactgcaGGGACCTCCTCTCTTGGGCACCCAGCACACATCCACAGGGAGCCATGAGAAGCAGGCACTTGGGGAACAGAGGGGTCCTGGCAGCACAACGGGGGGTGACCCCCCTTCCCCAGGTAGGGATTGCCCAGGGGGGCACACGCTCACCCCTTCCCCCAGAGCAGGGGGAGCAGACACCAGCCTGCAGTGGTCCCCTTTGAGTCACAGCTTCACCAGCCAGACCTTCCTGGGGGTCACAGGCACCAAGAGAGGGACATGGGACATGCTCCcaggggtcccagccccacagcgGGCAGTGCTCCCCCTGGTTCCGTTCTCTCTGCCAGCTCTTGGCACGTTGGCAAGCACCAGCCTCGGTAGCCAAGAGCCCCCGATGCatctctgctctccctgcagggTCTCTGCACATGGGGGAAGTGTCCCCAAACCCACCATGGGACAGCCACGTGGGGAGACCCCACACTCAGGGTGCCCAGAGGTGACAGCgcagagccccagccctggggctgctcaCATTCGTTGCACCAGAAGAGCTcctggagctgggggtgctgtCCTGGGGACCCCCAGGAGCACAACAGCCAGCatacccacccacccaccccacccaggAAAACCCCTAGCAACCCCAAACCAGCCACGGGACAGGGtggtgggtgggagggggcaTTTTATAGGGTGGAGGCACTTTTCAGCCCTAATCACTCCAAGGCACCTGCGCTCCAGAGCACACGGCATCACTCAGGCTTTACTGGGACCAGCTGGGGAGCCCAGTACAGAGCcccagctgcacacacacacacacccctcccccagGCTCATCTCTGGCTTCTGGTGATTAATTACCCGATGTGCTAAGGACCctcctgggctgggagctgctacTCCTGCCCCCCCAATACACCCACCCTGGGTAccctccagctgtgcccagtCTGGGAACAGTCACCAGTGCCACGAGCTGGGAGagctcagctcttccccagcaccagctccaaACCCCACCCTGGCTGGGTGCGAGATCATCCCAGGAGCCCCGAGTGGGTGCTGTACCCTGGGGTGCCCAGTATAGCCCCCCCAGGCACATCCCATCCCTGCGTGGGCCCCGTGGCTGTGCCCGCCAGCCCCTGGGTTGGGTTACGGATGAGGGGGCTCCGGCACAGGGAGGGACCCACTCGCCTCCGCCGGAAAAGAGATAAGCAGCAGGTCCCTGACCTCGAAAGGCAGTGCCTGGCGGGTGTCCATCCCAGGGACATGCTGCTGGGCGGCCACATGGCGCCGGGGGCTCAGCACGGGGACACGGGAGGCGACCCCCTACCCGGGCACCCTGTGGTGGGGATGGCATGGGATGCCATGCGCCAGCTCCAGCCAAGAAGGGGCACACAGCGAGCAAGGTGATATACgggtttattttctgcaaaaataaaataaattaccgCCCTCCTtcatgccccccccccagccaagTCAGCCCCATGGACGGTGAGATGCCCAGCAcggggcagagggcaggacgggggtgtccctggggggCCTGGCCCCTCTACAGCCATGGAAAGGGCTCAATGCACCGCAGAAGCATTTCCAAACCCCGGGGACCCACCggctgctccctccccaggtgATGGAGCCTGGTGGGGGATCTCagggtggctggggctgggggcagtgcCGGGCTGCCTCCCGCACCAGCCGGTCCTCGCGGGGCGTCCACGGCCGGGCGTAGCCATCATCCTGCAGCAGGATGCGGTTGAGCGTGTGCTCGTAGTTGACGTGCCGCCGTGCCATCAGCAGGTACTGGCCGCCCTGCCGGAGTGGGGGGCAGCCGCAGGTGTTGGGCACCCACAGGTACTCCCGGCGCACCAGCGGGAAGCGGTGTCGATACGGCGTTTGCACCTCCACCTCGTAGCGTGTCTCCTGCCCTACCAAGCGCCGCGCCAGGATCCGGCCCTGGAAGACTGTGGGGCGGGCACGGGGCACCCTGAGCCAGGCACATCCCCCAGCATCACCCCGAGCCCCTTCCCAGTCCCGGGGCTCACCGAAGTCGCTCTGGCAGAAGTGTCGGATGCGCTGAGAACGTCCCTTGGTCGGGCGGCACCTCCCGCATCGCCCTGTGGGggcaaagctgcagcagtttAGGGGAGAGAGGGGACATGgcacccccaaaaccccctcCTGCAGTGGTGGGAGGGGGCATTGAGGGTCCATAACCCATAAGGAGAGAGGGGACACACCGCGCTCCTGTGACTCCTGGGGATGGTTAAGTCAGGGGGCCCTTTTTTAGGGCCCCATCTCATTTTTGCCCCTGGGGCTCTCTGAGACACCCCCTACAGCAGAGACCCCGGGCGGTGGGGGGCTTTGGGGATCCCTGTGAGGCAGCAGGCACCTGCGGCAGCCCCgtcccagctccagccagggGGGCTTCTTGGTGGCAGCTCCGTGGCAgagcccctgggctggggcagtggcACGGGGGCTGGGGTGACCAGGggctcctggggaggggggctcccagccccccggggctggggctgccgcaGGGGGCTGGCATCAccatggctgggctgggggtgcctgCGGGGCAGCCAGAACTCGTACTCGATGCCAGGGttgtgctcctgcagcaggacctgCACGGGCAGGGGCAGAGCTAAGGGGAGCGATGGGGGctggctgccccccccccccccccatgccaCCTCTGCCCTCACCATCACGTGCAGATCCTCATCAGTGGGCCCGGGAGCCTCCAGGCTCTCGGTGCCGTTGGGGGCTCGGGTGTAGCGCAGCTGGGTGCCAGCCACCTCATAAGGCCCCGGCCAGGCAATGGACCAGTCCCCGTTGAGCACGTAGCGCCCATCGCTCGTCATCAGGGCTGCGGGCAGGAGTGTGTCCGGGGGCCGAGCACCACACGGTCCCCGGGACccccgtgctgggctggggggcagccctGATGCCTGGGTCCCCACCAGAGGCCTCTCccagagcagggagggcagTGTGGGCTGAGAGAGCTGCGGTTGGGGCTCGGGAGAAATCTGCTTTCTTGTAAGATCTTGGCTTTGGTCCCAAGCTGGAGCCAAACCCTGGTGCAcaactccccccaccccaccccaccccacaagCCCTGGtcccagctggggacagggcCCTGCCTGCATCGGGACGGAGGATTTGGGGGGGTCTGGGGATGGGGGGTCCCAGTCTTGGTCCCGTGGTGGCTGTCCTGGCCCCGCTCCAGCTCAGCCCTTCCTGAAATCCATGGCCGTGGCCTCTGGAAAATTGCCCTGAGTGCTGGCGAGTTCACTGAACCCATGATGCTCAAAACAGCATCCAAGCGGGGAaccggcacggcacggcacggccaccccctgccctgccctgcctgcacccatgGGTGGCACCAACCAGGACCGACTGGGACTGAGACAGGATATGTCCTACCGAGGTAGTTACGGCTCTTGTCTGTCACCTTGATGTGGGTGGCCCCAGCCGGGATCGTGGTCACGTTCATGTACCCAAAATAACCTGGGGCGGGGGGAATGTCAGAGTtagggcagagccagggcatGGCCCAAAGGGACagcctggggatggggaagggggacaGAGTTGGGGGGACCAGGCACAGAGGAGCTCCGGGTctggggcagcaccagcagcatcaACCCTGCCAGGCCCCAGGTGCTGGGACAACTGGGGGACCTGACGATGGCCCTGGGGTGCCATCCAGGGCTGTCTTCCCTCACCAGCACCATCATCCCCACAGCCTGGCCAGGAACCCCATGGACACTGGATGTGGCCACGAGGACCCTGGGTGCCCCCAGGGACCCCTGAATgcccctggggaccccagagGACCCCCCTGGAGGAGCAACACCCTCATCAATGAGGCAAAACCACCCTGGTGAGGAGTCTCCTCCAAGcctgctgtccctgtccctgcgCATTGGGTCAGGAATGGATCAGGGACGATGCCCCAGTGGCGACGGGGGAGATGGAGAGGGGACGGGGTGACAGGGGACCCAGGCGATGCCTTGGGGACACAGATGGGGGACGGGAGGACAGGGAGCCAAGAGCCAAAGCATTCACCCATGGAGGGGGCCGGGGCAATGGTTCATTCACCGGAGGAAGGGTCCGCGCCCTGGAAGAGGCGGTGCACGAAGAGACACATTTCATGGCCACCACCGCACTGGCCGCAGGCGTCAGACCGCGTGCCCGAGCCCAGGATCCCATCGCAGCCCACGCTCTGTGGGGAGCCAAGACCCAGCCTCAGGGTGGGGGGGCTCAGAGCCAGGGGCtctgggggtcccagccccacatcacccaccaggcAGCGCCCACCGACGCAGAGGTCCggggagccagggctgcagcgggTGCCGTCCAGCACCCGGCCGAAGGTGTAGTAGAAGTTGtgccccatggccaggcagtTGAGGTCGCAGACATTGGGGGCTGCCAGAGCcgggtgggaagggaagggggtgATGCCGGTGGCAGCCATGGCCCCTGGCTAGCCTGGTGATGCCACCCACCACCCTGGGGCTCACCTCCATGGAAGGGCACCCAGCGGTACCGCACCGGCGTGCCCAGGACAGGCTTGTTGTCATAGAGGGAGCATTGCATGGCACGGAAAGGCACCGAGCCGCTGGGGCAGCcctgtgggagcagcaggatGGAACCCCAGGGGTCCAGGGCTGGTGGCCATGCCAGTGCCGTGGCCTTCCCAAGGCTTacctggagctggcagagccGGTACTGCCGTGGGTCACCTGTGCACGGCTCCTCCTCAGTGGACCTACAGCCACAACATCACCACGGTGGGGCAGGGACATGGCCCCGAcggagcatccctgcctgcaccccgtGTCCCCTACTGGGACTCCCCCCGGCTCCGGGGCCACCAAGCCACCGAACTAGTGGCAATGCATCCCCCcaggggagcaggagaggggacCACGATGTCCCAGCACACGGGGCCACatcctgccagagctgcaccCCAGGATGGAGGCACCAGGGTCCAGCTCCCCCCATTCCTCCCCCTCTGAAACCAGGCTGGAATATGGCCAAAGCACACAGGGACACAtgtgggaggtggtggcagAGCCTTGCCGCGGGATTTGGGTGCCACGTGGGACTTGGGGGGTGCGGGGGAGTGGGGACACCCCGGGGGGGGCCATGCTGCCCTGTGCACCACTCACCGCAGGCACCTCCGGGTGCGGACGGTGACGCCATCCCcgcaggagctggagcagggggtcCAGGGTCCCCAGGGCCCCCAGGCGCCCGGGGCCAGCTGCCGGCGGGgctgagcaggggctgggggctcgggGATCCCCGccagtgtccccagggctgggcccTGCACGAAGGTGACAGTCAGCGCTGGGCTGCGGCAGCCCGGGGGTGCCGTCGCACACCCCAAACCCCTCACCTGTGCTGTGCCAAcgctgcagcccaggctgagccaggccaggagcagcagctgccacggCCACCGGCACCTGCGGGAGCAGAGACCCCTGAGCCCCActgtccccagggtgggggggCTCCAGTGGGGGGTCCCCACGGGGACCCCACGAGGGGGAAGGAGGCACAATGGAGGTGAGATGAGACACAGCTGGGGGTCCCCCGGTAGCACCAGGGGGGATGTAGGGGCCGgtgccacccagcacccaggagTGGGGTCGGGCAGGTGGGTGCAGCCGAGTGGGCGACGCCAGGTCCCACACACGTGCCCCGGTGGCGGCGGGCACAGGCCAGGCCCCCCGCACCCGCAGCCCCGGGCTCGCTGCCTGCTGGGACAGGACCAGACCTGCGCAGCAGGGCCGGCACCTCGCGTCGCACCCCGATCCGGATCCGGCCCCGCCGTGGGGCgagtgggatggggggggggggggggtgtttgcGTGGtcctcccccatcccccaccctGGGTTCCAAAGCGCTtgaccctgcagccccccaacCCAGGGGTGTCGGGGGGGGTGCTGAGGTCCCAGCCCCGTGGTGGGGAATCCCCCGGCCCAGCCGgttccccccacacccccgcAGCTCCCACGAGGGTTGCGAGtggctgcccgcagccccggccgcttgccccccgccccccgcggaGCAGGGATGGCGGGTGGTCGCGGTGCCGTCGCTCCGAGGATGTGTGCGGGGGGGTTCGGGTGATGCCCAGACCCCGCTGGCAACCGGGGGGCACggcgtgcctcagtttcccccaggAGCGGAGCTGACCCCGGGCAGGGGGGGTGGCGGAGTTGTTGGCGGGGGGGAGGGCAGTACCGCGAGGGTTTAAGCAGAAATCGGGACCTTACCCGGCATCGTGGGGTCCCCCGGAGCCTCCCCGAACCCCCCACCCGGCCATGCCGCCCCTCATCCGGGGTGTCCTGGCGGCTCAgtcccggccccgcggcggggaggggggacccGGGACGATCGGGCATCGCCTGCGCAGCtccggggggggccgggcgaggcttccccccccccggctcGCCTCCCGTCCCTCCCCGCCGCGTTATTAATATCCAGCCCCAAAGGTGcgcccagccctccccggccGCCCGTTAACCCTTTGGGGTCCGGAGCTTTGGTGGGCGAGGGGGGCTGcagcggggaaggtgcaaaTGGACCCCCTCAACCCGTGCTCATCTTGATCCCGGACCCTCCCAGTACCCCCCGGTGCTGGGCAtcccgggcggggcggggcttAGTCACACAGGGGGTCCCCACTTAGCCATCAGTagaggctgctggggggggcttGGTGTGCCAGGGGcttcccacccagcacccagcacccttggGTTCACAGGGCAGCCGCACGCACCCCCAGCCCGGAGCTGAAGGGGTTACAGCACCAGGGTGGGGGTGTCCCTTGGGGTGCCCCaaccccagggcagagcagagtgGGCAGGATGGGCCCGGGGTGCGCAGGGGATGAACTCCCCGCACGGTACATCCAGGACACAGGCAGCGGGATGCTCTACAAGCGCGGACTGCTCCTGGGAGAGGTaatcccccctgccccatccctgcacccctcaccccagccagcaccccgACCCCGCTGGGCACCCACCGGTGTCACACACCCGCATCCTGCAGGACTGCAGGGGGTCCCCGAGGTGTCTTGCTCTGAGGGGGACCCACTACATCCCCTCCAGggaaggggaaactgaggcagggggaGTGGCAGAGCAGATGGGGGGCTTGGGGCAGCACCAGCCGGGTCCCCTGGGCTCCTCGGCCCCCTGGGAAGGGCCCGCAGCTGGGCACCCCGACACCCAGCACCCACTTCTGCCGTGGCTTCTCGCCCTGGGTGCCAGCGGCTCATTCCTGAGGGACCATCCTTgcagggtgcctttgggtgctgctACCAGCTGATGGAGGTGTCCAGCGGCAGGGTCTACGCAGCGAAGGTCATCCCACGAGCCCggctggctgcggtgggcaTCGGGAAGAGGGTGAGTCTGGGACGACACACAGAAAGTctccagggatggggggggggggggggggcagcgcctACAGGGACCCTGCAGAGCCCCTGCttgccccttctccctccttctggGGTCGCTGGGTGGGTTCCCATCCCTGTCTCCCCAAGGGTGTGTGCTAGGGGTCCCCAGATCCAGAGGGTTCCCCgcgggggggctgccgggctcGTGCCGATGCAGGTGGAGcgggagcaggagctgcacagccGCCTGCGCCACTGGCACGTTGTCCACCTCCACCATCACTTCGCTGACCGCAGCCACATCTACCTGCTGCTGGAATACTGCAGCCGGCGGGTGAGCGAGCAGCGACCCCCCAAACCCGAGTCGTCCCCCGCTGCGGCTTCACCTGGCCCCACGCTGGCTCCTGACTCTGTCCCCAGTCCCTCGCCCACATCGTGCGGGCCCGGGGCAGGCTGACGGAGCCGGAGGTGCGGTATTACCTGCGGCAGATCATCTCAGGGCTGCGCTACCTCCACGGACAGGGCATCGTCCACCGGGACCTCAAGCTGAGTGCGTGGGgcagctggggtggtgggagggtgacccccgccgcccccgctccAGCTCATCTCCCTCCGCAGGCAACTTCTTGGTGACTGAGAAGATGCAGGTGAAGATCGGAGACCTGGGGCTGGCGCAGCGGGTGGCACCAGCAGGGCAGCGCTGGGGGTGAGTggggctgtggtgctgtggGGGGGTGCTATGGGACAGGGGGTCACCCTGCTTGTCTCCCCAGGGCGCTCTGTGGGACCCCCAGCCACCTGGCCCCAGAGGTGTTGGACCGCAAGGGACATGGGGTGGCCTCGGACATCTGGGCCCTGGGCTGTGCCATGTAAGTGGGGACACAGGGAGCAGGCAGTGGGGTGCTGAGCAGCCACcccaccgccccctcccccaggtACACGGCGCTGACAGGCAGCCCCCCATTCGAGGCGGCCCAGCGGCAGGAGCTGTACCAGCGCATCCGAGTGGCACGGTACACGCTGCCCCCCCATCTCTCACCCTGCGCCCAGACCCTCCTCACCAGCCTGCTGGCCCCCAATCCCGCGGCACGGCCCAGCCTGCGTGACATGTTGGACCACAGCTTCTTCACccaggtgtggggctggggggggggggcatggccCTCAGGGGCACGGTGGGGGACAGGGGGTGTCACTGTCTCTCGCTCCCCAGGGCTTCACGCCGGACAGGCTGCCACCCCGTGCCTGCCACTCCACGCCCATCTTCGTAGGACAGAACCCAGGGTGCAGACTCCTGCGGGGGGCTGCCATGGCGCTGGTGAgggggtggctgtgctgggagtgCCGGGAATCACCCCTCTGCCACCCTGGGGGGCAGCCCTCTCCCCCTCATGAAGAAGCAGCTTCCTTGGCCGGACCCGAGCCACACAAACACCCGCTTAGGAAAACCTTTATTAGTGCTAGGAACAGTCTAAAATCCAGTCATTGAAACAAGCAGGGTGGAACGTGACCATTATGAAcggcacacacacacacaccagtttGCCCTTAGAAAAGGTtaacagagggggaaaaaaaaaaacccaaaaaacaaaacccaaacccaaaaagggcctctcttccctgccagcctgggacGGGATGGGGACGAGGAGCTGAGGGAAAAGGTGCAGCTCCAAGGTTGCTCCTGGGAATCACCCGTGCACGAGGCACGGAACGCTTGGAGAGGCACCGGTTCCCCCATGCTACTCCGGCAGCACCTCTCACCGTGCCACCTGTGGCAGGGGTCACAGGAGGGAGGAACAGAGTGAGCTATGgcctgggaagggaggaaagtgTGTGGTTTCCCTGTTCAGCTTCAGTTCTCTCCCTCGAGAGAAGAggtctgaaagaaaacactgaaagctCAGTAAAACATGACACTTAAAACAACCACAGCGTCAACTCGAGAGCGCCTGGccctgcacagccagcacccGGGACAGACACTCATCTATGCCTAAAACAGAGGGTGGGGACAAAGACAAGATGCTCAACATGGCCCCAGCAAGCACCAAGGAGCCGCTTCGCTGCTTACGGACCTGTCCCCAGGTCAGCACAAGAGGGGATCAGCGAGGGAAGGTGTCACCGGCTTTTCTGTGTCACCAGGGGGGTGGtttgggggagggaggtggcagcaATGACTTAGTCTGCACTTGGGGCGAGCTTTCTTCCAACGCTCTCATCAGCGGCCCAGAGCCGCTCTGGTGATGTGAcccagggaagaggagaagcaaAGGGAACAGCCCAAGCCAGGGAGGAAGCTGCAGCACAAGACCCTGGGGAGGGACGGCAGCTCCCACccgcagccctggctggggccaGGACGGTGGCTGTGAGCGCAGGCACTCGGCCGCTCGCTGGCACTCCCCGTGTGCTCAAAccacagaggagctgcagggactgATCCCCCAGCCCTCAAAGGGCACCACGCAAAGCGCCCGAGGCTGGAGGTAGGGTGGGACACCAGAAAATGAGATCTGCTCTCAGCACCCCATCGCCACAAATGCTTCACGCCAGCGGGAGCTCGCAGCTCCTTCCAAAGGTCCTCAGCTCCCCTCTGCTACTGAGGAAGCAGCCAACTTTCCGCCTGCCCTGCACACTCGCTGCTAAAAACCTTTCCCAGCCCACACACGATGCCTCCTTTAGCAAACCCAGAAATGAGCCTTTGCCCTCGGGGTCAGTGCTCGCCTCAGGCAGCTCCAACCCATGACCCATGTGCccaagcaggcaggagggcagctcagtgcagagggagggaggcatGCCATGCCACACTGGCCCTGCACCACGCAGGCACCAGTTTTAGGGTTCTTGGGGACAAGGGAACAGCTGGGTGGGCAGGTGgcaccagcctggctgctcccaaGGCTGGGCAAAGGGCTGGCTGCCGTCCCCCAGCCCGGCACTGCACCCAGAGCCCAGCCGCTCAAG
Coding sequences:
- the ADAMTSL5 gene encoding ADAMTS-like protein 5 isoform X1, with amino-acid sequence MRGGMAGWGVRGGSGGPHDAGCRWPWQLLLLAWLSLGCSVGTAQGPALGTLAGIPEPPAPAQPRRQLAPGAWGPWGPWTPCSSSCGDGVTVRTRRCLRSTEEEPCTGDPRQYRLCQLQGCPSGSVPFRAMQCSLYDNKPVLGTPVRYRWVPFHGAPNVCDLNCLAMGHNFYYTFGRVLDGTRCSPGSPDLCVGGRCLSVGCDGILGSGTRSDACGQCGGGHEMCLFVHRLFQGADPSSGYFGYMNVTTIPAGATHIKVTDKSRNYLALMTSDGRYVLNGDWSIAWPGPYEVAGTQLRYTRAPNGTESLEAPGPTDEDLHVMVLLQEHNPGIEYEFWLPRRHPQPSHGDASPLRQPQPRGAGSPPPQEPLVTPAPVPLPQPRGSATELPPRSPPGWSWDGAAAGRCGRCRPTKGRSQRIRHFCQSDFVFQGRILARRLVGQETRYEVEVQTPYRHRFPLVRREYLWVPNTCGCPPLRQGGQYLLMARRHVNYEHTLNRILLQDDGYARPWTPREDRLVREAARHCPQPQPP
- the ADAMTSL5 gene encoding ADAMTS-like protein 5 isoform X2, coding for MRGGMAGWGVRGGSGGPHDAGCRWPWQLLLLAWLSLGCSVGTAQGPALGTLAGIPEPPAPAQPRRQLAPGAWGPWGPWTPCSSSCGDGVTVRTRRCLRSTEEEPCTGDPRQYRLCQLQGCPSGSVPFRAMQCSLYDNKPVLGTPVRYRWVPFHGAPNVCDLNCLAMGHNFYYTFGRVLDGTRCSPGSPDLCVGGRCLSVGCDGILGSGTRSDACGQCGGGHEMCLFVHRLFQGADPSSGYFGYMNVTTIPAGATHIKVTDKSRNYLALMTSDGRYVLNGDWSIAWPGPYEVAGTQLRYTRAPNGTESLEAPGPTDEDLHVMLCPCPCRSCCRSTTLASSTSSGCPAGTPSPAMVMPAPCGSPSPGGLGAPLPRSPWSPQPPCHCPSPGALPRSCHQEAPLAGAGTGLPQGDAGGAARPRDVLSASDTSARATSSSRAGSWRGAW